A single genomic interval of Alphaproteobacteria bacterium harbors:
- a CDS encoding FAD-dependent oxidoreductase: MAEIFDFLVIGGGAAGASVAYELSCLGRVALVEREAQPGYHSTGRSAAVIAENYGPPGWQKLSTASRPFFENPPDGFAEYALLRPLGALFLATSDTEADLRRSETELRRRGVSCELMPATAALELCSVLKIGDYTFALFEPGCADIDANALLQGFLRLARRNGAKFLFSAEAMVIRRQDRVWQVECAKTVLTAPILVNAAGAWADRVAELAGLPRRGITPYRRTAITFDAPIGCDFAAWPMTFDVAETWYFKPEGGRIMVSPVDKTPIEPCDCQPDEFDVATAADRIERATTMRVRHIHSRWAGLRSFAPDEEPVIGPDPVEPSFIWYAGQGGNGVMASPGGAHLAAALATGGDIPDAMKRLGITLDLISPARLAPLSGRGRAES; the protein is encoded by the coding sequence ATGGCTGAGATTTTCGATTTCCTTGTGATCGGCGGCGGCGCTGCCGGTGCTTCCGTCGCCTACGAACTCTCCTGCCTTGGCCGGGTCGCCCTTGTCGAGCGCGAGGCGCAGCCCGGATACCACAGCACCGGCCGGTCGGCTGCCGTCATCGCAGAGAACTACGGCCCGCCTGGCTGGCAGAAGCTCTCGACCGCCAGCCGCCCCTTCTTCGAGAACCCGCCCGACGGCTTCGCTGAATATGCGCTGTTGCGGCCCCTCGGCGCCCTTTTCCTCGCCACGTCCGATACGGAAGCCGATCTCAGGCGAAGTGAGACCGAACTTCGACGACGCGGCGTCAGTTGCGAGTTGATGCCCGCGACGGCGGCGTTAGAACTTTGCTCTGTCCTCAAAATCGGGGACTACACGTTCGCGCTCTTCGAGCCGGGTTGTGCCGATATCGATGCGAATGCGTTGCTCCAGGGATTTCTACGGCTTGCGAGGCGGAACGGTGCAAAGTTCCTTTTCAGCGCCGAAGCGATGGTCATTCGGCGGCAGGACCGGGTCTGGCAGGTCGAATGCGCCAAAACTGTCCTGACCGCACCGATCCTCGTGAACGCGGCCGGCGCTTGGGCCGACCGAGTGGCCGAACTTGCCGGCCTTCCACGTCGGGGCATTACGCCCTACCGGAGGACGGCCATCACGTTCGATGCACCGATCGGTTGCGATTTTGCGGCCTGGCCGATGACGTTCGACGTTGCTGAGACTTGGTACTTCAAGCCGGAGGGCGGACGCATCATGGTCTCGCCCGTCGATAAGACGCCGATCGAGCCTTGCGACTGTCAGCCCGACGAATTCGATGTCGCCACTGCAGCCGATCGCATCGAACGGGCGACCACGATGCGGGTTCGGCATATTCACAGTCGCTGGGCAGGTTTGCGGAGCTTCGCTCCCGACGAAGAGCCTGTCATTGGCCCAGACCCCGTCGAGCCGAGCTTCATCTGGTACGCGGGGCAGGGTGGTAATGGCGTGATGGCATCGCCTGGTGGGGCGCACCTCGCAGCCGCATTGGCGACGGGCGGCGACATTCCCGACGCCATGAAACGATTGGGCATAACTCTCGATCTCATCTCGCCAGCACGGCTGGCACCTCTCAGCGGCCGCGGCCGAGCCGAGAGTTGA
- a CDS encoding HAD family hydrolase, which translates to MANDRWVTFDCFGTLVDWLTGHRRALAPFAGSRTDELIRAYHAFERPLEAERPHRLYKDVLIAALERGAQQIGFRLPQGQSDVLVREWGGMPFYEDVGPALRTLRDAGWKLAMLTNCDNDLFARTLERFPLRPDLVVTAETVGSYKPALGHFTHFEQETGIERGNWIHAACSWFHDIEPARRCGVKRVWVDRDKTGDDPAAATRVIPNLVDLPRTVGEIAALPPPARPRA; encoded by the coding sequence ATGGCAAACGATCGCTGGGTCACGTTCGATTGTTTCGGAACGCTTGTCGATTGGCTGACGGGCCACCGTCGGGCCCTCGCGCCATTCGCGGGGTCGCGAACCGATGAACTAATTCGCGCCTATCACGCGTTCGAGCGGCCACTTGAAGCCGAACGACCCCACCGTCTCTACAAGGACGTCCTTATCGCTGCCTTGGAGCGGGGCGCTCAACAGATCGGCTTCCGCCTGCCGCAAGGACAATCGGATGTGCTCGTCCGGGAATGGGGCGGCATGCCGTTCTACGAGGATGTCGGGCCCGCGCTCAGAACGCTTCGTGACGCCGGCTGGAAACTTGCCATGCTGACGAATTGCGACAACGACCTCTTCGCGCGAACGCTCGAGCGATTTCCGCTGCGCCCCGATCTTGTCGTCACCGCCGAGACGGTGGGAAGCTACAAGCCCGCACTCGGACATTTTACCCACTTCGAGCAAGAGACCGGCATCGAACGAGGCAACTGGATTCATGCGGCGTGCAGCTGGTTCCACGACATCGAACCGGCCCGTCGTTGTGGCGTGAAGCGGGTCTGGGTCGATCGCGACAAGACCGGCGACGACCCAGCCGCGGCCACCCGCGTCATCCCGAACTTGGTCGATCTGCCGAGAACCGTCGGCGAAATCGCAGCACTCCCGCCACCGGCCCGTCCTCGAGCATGA
- a CDS encoding AraC family transcriptional regulator, protein MHSHAAALSLRSYGSGMRTHTHAFHQIVLPVCGTLDVQIGDAAAPVGRRCGMVIVGGTVHSFRALDENRFVIFDVPRTNFLPDAIVARASLSPFFAIDESLEQFVRYLASMMSSGTLDDESTYHATALLAQSIGRLPSTLERRDGPIGRALATIDTRYAEALTVGDLARAAGMGMSAFHARFRRETGTTPANRLAQARLDHASRLLREGDSSIAEVALSVGFSDQSALTRSFRRRRGITPAALRRRSGAARPSS, encoded by the coding sequence ATGCACAGCCACGCTGCGGCACTTTCGCTGCGATCCTACGGCAGCGGCATGCGCACCCACACCCACGCGTTTCATCAGATCGTCCTGCCGGTATGCGGTACATTGGATGTGCAGATCGGCGACGCCGCGGCCCCGGTTGGGCGTCGCTGCGGCATGGTGATCGTTGGCGGAACCGTACATTCCTTCCGCGCGCTGGACGAGAATCGCTTCGTCATATTCGATGTGCCGCGCACCAACTTTCTTCCGGACGCGATCGTGGCCCGCGCGTCCCTGTCGCCGTTTTTCGCAATCGACGAATCGCTCGAGCAATTCGTGCGCTATCTTGCTTCGATGATGTCTTCGGGCACCCTCGACGACGAGTCGACCTATCACGCCACTGCCTTGTTGGCCCAATCGATCGGCCGGCTGCCCTCGACCCTCGAACGCCGGGATGGCCCGATCGGGCGGGCCCTCGCGACTATTGATACGAGATATGCCGAAGCATTGACCGTCGGCGACCTGGCGCGGGCCGCCGGTATGGGTATGAGCGCGTTCCACGCACGGTTCCGACGCGAGACGGGCACCACACCGGCCAATCGCCTCGCACAGGCGCGCCTCGATCACGCGTCTCGTCTGCTGCGTGAAGGAGACTCGTCGATTGCGGAGGTCGCGCTCTCGGTCGGTTTCTCCGATCAGAGTGCGCTGACGCGCAGCTTCCGCCGGCGGCGCGGAATCACACCAGCAGCACTGCGCCGCAGGTCGGGTGCCGCGCGTCCGTCATCTTAA